The Strigops habroptila isolate Jane chromosome 8, bStrHab1.2.pri, whole genome shotgun sequence genome includes a window with the following:
- the LOC115612050 gene encoding RING finger protein 223-like, which produces MAEPAQKGGVGQGGRREDEAAAAAAPSYEDYECKICYNYFDLERRAPKLLECLHTFCQECLSQLHLRAAQQPSSDEPTPGPGRPAGGSLACPLCRHRTALPDHRVHGLPVNTKLAAACPPQLRARDPLPQDSLPPLPPRRPPRAREAAAALAPQPPTAAGRAGPRSSGGGYESCQSCKRAALSAGCVCVVVSFLSMVVLLFTGLIFVNQYGGDAGPGASASPSPVGPICLSVASILALFSVVVTWLICWLKYRPEAAAATGGATANGTPRGRAAAARRSDT; this is translated from the coding sequence ATGGCCGAGCCGGCGCAGAAGGGCGGTGTAGGGcagggcgggcggcgggaggatgaggcggcggcggcggccgcccccAGCTACGAGGACTACGAGTGCAAGATCTGCTACAACTACTTCGACCTGGAGCGGCGGGCGCCCAAGCTGCTGGAGTGCCTGCACACCTTCTGCCAGGAGTGCCTGAGCCAGCTGCACCTGCGGGCCGCCCAGCAGCCCTCCAGCGATGAGCCGACGCCGGGGCCCGGCCGCCCGGCCGGCGGCTCCCTGGCCTGCCCGCTCTGCCGCCACCGCACGGCGCTGCCCGACCACCGCGTCCACGGCCTCCCCGTCAACACCAAGCTGGCCGCCGCCTGCCCGCCGCAGCTGCGGGCCCGCGACCCGCTGCCTCAGGACAGcctgccgccgctgccgccccgccgcccgccccgcgccagGGAGGCGGCGGCCGCCCTCGCCCCGCAGCCGCCCACCGCCGCCGGCAGGGCCGGGCCGCGCTCCTCGGGCGGGGGCTACGAGAGCTGCCAGAGCTGCAAGCGGGCAGCGCTGAGCGCCGGCTGCGTGTGCGTCGTCgtctccttcctctccatggTGGTGCTGCTTTTCACCGGCCTCATCTTCGTCAACCAGTACGGTGGCGACGCCGGGCCCGGCGCCTCGGCCTCGCCGTCGCCGGTGGGGCCCATCTGCCTGTCGGTGGCCAGCATCCTCGCCCTTTTCTCCGTCGTCGTCACATGGCTCATCTGCTGGCTCAAGTACCGGCCCGAGGCGGCAGCGGCGACCGGCGGGGCGACAGCCAACGGCACCCCGCGGGGTCGGGCGGCGGCCGCCCGCAGGAGCGACACGTAG